In Pollutimonas sp. M17, a single genomic region encodes these proteins:
- the mraZ gene encoding division/cell wall cluster transcriptional repressor MraZ, whose product MFQGSSALTLDAKGRISIPTRHRDALISQVEGRLTLTRHPDGCLLVYPRPVWEQKRQEVARLPMKARPLQRLLLGNAQDVEMDGSGRILVAPELRAAAGLSREVMLLGMGNHFELWDVAAWASREEEDLAKGMTEALEEFTF is encoded by the coding sequence GTGTTTCAGGGTAGCAGCGCTCTCACATTGGATGCCAAGGGTCGGATCTCGATTCCGACCCGGCATCGTGACGCGCTGATTTCCCAGGTAGAGGGTCGCCTGACCCTCACACGCCACCCCGATGGCTGCCTGCTGGTCTATCCCCGCCCGGTGTGGGAACAGAAGCGCCAGGAGGTCGCCAGGCTGCCCATGAAGGCCCGGCCCTTGCAGCGCTTGCTGCTGGGTAATGCCCAGGACGTCGAAATGGACGGATCGGGCCGGATCCTGGTCGCGCCCGAGTTGCGTGCCGCAGCCGGCCTCAGCCGTGAGGTCATGCTGCTGGGCATGGGCAATCACTTCGAGTTGTGGGACGTCGCCGCGTGGGCGAGCCGCGAAGAGGAAGACCTTGCCAAGGGCATGACCGAGGCCCTGGAAGAATTTACTTTCTGA
- the rsmH gene encoding 16S rRNA (cytosine(1402)-N(4))-methyltransferase RsmH codes for MEFSHRSVLLEPAVNALVDPDFGAKGKRGKSATGSLEQAHGVFVDGTFGRGGHSRLLLSRLSPQSRLVVFDKDPEAIAVAHALQREDDRVVVVHGGFAAMPEKLAELGFEKVDGVMLDLGISSPQIDDASRGFSFMREGPLDMRMDTSSGPTAEQWLAQAGLEELKEVIAKYGEERFAFQIAKAIIARRESRPLRTTLDLAELVASVVRTREKGQHPATRTFQAIRIYLNQELQELALALAAILKILAPGGRLAVISFHSLEDRMVKQCIASAARPAAAHARLPIFEKDMPQPILNSLGRVLPSDEEAKENVRARSAVLRVAERTSTPLPADQGASFVKAMNLTAPPAHSRKGR; via the coding sequence ATGGAGTTCTCTCATCGATCCGTGCTGCTGGAGCCTGCGGTCAACGCTCTCGTTGATCCCGATTTCGGAGCCAAGGGCAAGCGCGGCAAGTCGGCAACGGGGTCGTTGGAGCAGGCGCACGGTGTGTTCGTCGATGGCACTTTCGGGCGTGGCGGGCATAGCCGCTTGTTGTTGTCCCGTCTGTCGCCGCAGTCCAGGCTGGTGGTTTTCGACAAGGACCCGGAGGCCATTGCCGTAGCGCACGCCCTGCAGCGTGAAGACGACCGTGTGGTCGTGGTGCACGGGGGGTTTGCGGCGATGCCGGAGAAACTGGCGGAGCTGGGTTTCGAGAAGGTCGATGGCGTGATGCTGGATCTGGGAATTTCATCCCCTCAGATCGACGACGCCAGCCGGGGGTTTTCGTTCATGCGGGAAGGCCCGCTGGACATGCGGATGGATACCAGCAGCGGTCCCACCGCTGAGCAATGGCTGGCACAGGCCGGCCTCGAGGAATTAAAGGAGGTCATAGCTAAATATGGCGAAGAACGGTTTGCTTTCCAGATTGCAAAGGCGATTATTGCTCGCCGCGAATCCAGGCCGCTGCGCACAACGCTCGACCTCGCCGAGCTCGTCGCCAGTGTCGTCCGTACGCGCGAAAAGGGCCAGCATCCGGCCACTCGCACCTTTCAGGCTATACGGATTTACCTCAATCAAGAACTCCAGGAGCTCGCGCTCGCCCTCGCGGCAATCCTGAAGATTCTGGCACCGGGAGGGCGTTTGGCGGTGATCAGTTTCCATTCTCTTGAAGACCGCATGGTCAAGCAGTGCATCGCGTCGGCCGCCAGGCCGGCCGCGGCGCATGCGCGCCTGCCTATTTTCGAGAAGGACATGCCGCAGCCCATACTCAATTCGCTCGGACGTGTCCTGCCCAGCGACGAAGAGGCCAAAGAGAACGTGCGCGCCAGGTCCGCCGTGTTGCGCGTGGCCGAACGCACGTCGACGCCGCTGCCGGCCGACCAGGGGGCATCCTTCGTCAAGGCCATGAACCTGACGGCGCCGCCGGCGCACTCCAGGAAGGGGCGCTGA
- the ftsL gene encoding cell division protein FtsL, whose translation MGRLSLLFACLLMISALSLVTARFQSRQLFVQADRLEDKARELDTDWRRLQLERAELARNARIDATARKELEMVSATPDRTLYIKGQAPAAPVPGEGGRP comes from the coding sequence ATGGGTCGACTGAGCCTGCTGTTTGCCTGCCTGCTGATGATTTCAGCCCTGTCGCTGGTCACGGCCCGATTCCAGTCCCGTCAACTGTTCGTGCAGGCCGACAGGCTCGAGGACAAGGCGCGCGAGCTCGACACCGACTGGCGCCGGCTGCAGCTGGAGCGCGCCGAGCTGGCGCGCAATGCGCGGATCGACGCCACGGCGCGCAAAGAACTGGAAATGGTGTCCGCCACCCCCGACAGGACCTTGTACATCAAAGGCCAGGCGCCCGCCGCCCCAGTTCCAGGCGAAGGGGGCCGGCCATGA
- a CDS encoding peptidoglycan D,D-transpeptidase FtsI family protein: MKRVRFYDSPVLNVQMPLWRSRLVLILLMLGFSALGVKALYLQGLSTEFLQQQGERRYERTLVLPATRGKIFDRSGSVVLASSVPARAIWAIPEDAKNASDAQLSRLGKLLGMSVKDIKSRLVDEDKNFVYIKRQVSVELADEIKHMKVPGFHQQAEMRRFYPEGDITAHVIGFTNIEDKGIEGVELAFNSELSGRPGSRRVIKDRLGRVVEDVQAIVPPVDGQDLMLSIDAGLQFDTFTALKKALEEHKAKAGAGIVIDVRTGEILALVNLPTYDPNDRDDRKGPALRNRAITDTFEPGSIMKPFTAALALDIKRITTSTLFDTGNGHYRYQGSTISDVSRNGMLNVAGILRRSSNIGMTMISERLTSQEMWNKFTELGFGRAPQANFPGVASGRLRPWERWRPIERATMAYGYGLSVSLLQMAHAYTAFARNGDMVSLTLLKREGKPTSVQVYTPQVTTQIRAMLEAAAGPDGAKLAQVQGYRVAGKSGTARQIVNGKYSTSLYRGSFVGFAPVSNPRIVVAITIDEPHSNGYYGGRVAAPVFADVVASSLRRLGVQPDAPIESLVAIGPNGEAPQ; this comes from the coding sequence ATGAAGCGCGTACGCTTTTACGACAGCCCGGTGCTGAATGTGCAGATGCCTTTGTGGCGTTCCCGGCTGGTGTTGATTCTGCTGATGCTGGGGTTCTCGGCCCTGGGCGTCAAAGCCTTGTATTTGCAGGGCCTGTCCACGGAGTTCCTGCAGCAGCAGGGCGAGCGGCGCTACGAGCGCACTTTGGTGCTGCCGGCGACGCGCGGAAAGATATTCGATCGCAGCGGCTCGGTGGTGCTGGCCTCCAGCGTGCCGGCCCGCGCGATCTGGGCCATACCCGAAGATGCGAAGAATGCGAGCGATGCGCAGCTTTCCAGGCTGGGCAAGCTGCTGGGCATGTCCGTCAAGGACATCAAGAGCCGCCTGGTCGACGAGGACAAGAATTTCGTCTACATCAAGCGCCAGGTGTCGGTGGAGCTGGCGGACGAAATCAAGCATATGAAAGTGCCGGGATTCCATCAGCAGGCCGAGATGCGCCGCTTTTATCCGGAAGGCGATATCACCGCCCACGTGATCGGCTTTACCAATATCGAGGACAAGGGCATCGAGGGCGTCGAACTGGCCTTCAATTCCGAGCTGTCCGGCCGGCCGGGCTCGCGCCGGGTGATCAAGGACAGGCTGGGCCGCGTGGTCGAAGACGTGCAGGCCATCGTTCCGCCGGTCGATGGGCAGGACCTGATGCTGTCCATCGACGCCGGCCTGCAATTCGACACCTTCACGGCCCTGAAGAAGGCGCTGGAAGAGCACAAGGCCAAGGCCGGCGCCGGCATCGTCATCGACGTGCGCACGGGCGAGATACTGGCGCTGGTGAACCTGCCCACCTACGATCCCAACGACCGCGATGACCGCAAAGGTCCGGCGCTGCGCAACAGGGCCATTACCGACACCTTCGAGCCCGGTTCCATCATGAAGCCGTTCACGGCCGCGCTGGCGCTGGATATCAAGCGTATCACCACATCCACGCTGTTCGACACGGGCAACGGCCACTACCGTTACCAGGGATCCACCATTTCCGATGTCAGCCGCAACGGCATGCTGAACGTCGCGGGCATACTGCGGCGCTCCAGCAATATCGGCATGACCATGATTTCCGAGCGCCTGACGTCCCAGGAAATGTGGAACAAGTTCACCGAGCTGGGTTTCGGCCGCGCGCCGCAGGCCAATTTTCCCGGCGTGGCGTCCGGCCGGCTGCGCCCCTGGGAGCGCTGGCGTCCGATCGAGCGCGCCACCATGGCCTATGGCTACGGCCTGTCGGTCTCGCTGCTGCAGATGGCGCACGCCTATACGGCGTTTGCGCGCAACGGCGACATGGTTTCCCTGACGCTGCTCAAGCGCGAAGGCAAGCCGACCAGTGTGCAGGTCTATACACCCCAGGTGACGACGCAGATCCGCGCCATGCTGGAAGCGGCGGCCGGACCCGACGGCGCCAAGCTGGCGCAGGTGCAGGGCTATCGGGTCGCGGGCAAGAGCGGCACGGCCAGGCAGATCGTCAACGGCAAGTACAGCACCTCGCTCTATCGCGGGTCGTTCGTGGGCTTTGCCCCGGTTTCCAATCCGCGCATCGTTGTCGCCATCACGATAGACGAGCCGCATTCCAATGGCTACTACGGAGGCCGGGTTGCCGCGCCCGTGTTCGCCGACGTCGTGGCCAGCAGCTTGCGCCGCCTGGGCGTGCAG